The Candidatus Latescibacterota bacterium sequence GGCAGGTCGAGATCGAAGTAAAATTCGCTCCCCTGAAAAGGATGGGCGATATCGGGATGATGGTGAAATATTTCTCAAGGATGGCAGCGTACCAGGAAGGACTCATCGCCACCTACATGCCGAAGCCCCTGCATAACGAAGCAGGCAACGGGATGCATTTTCATCAACACCTGTTCAAAAACGGCAAACCGTTGTTCTTCAGCAAGTCAGGATACGCGGGACTGAGCAAAACAGCCCTTCAATATATCGCTGGCCTTCTCCACCACGCTCCGGCACTCATGGCCATCACCAACCCCAGCACCAACTCATACAAAAGGCTGGTACCGGGATTCGAAGCGCCGGTCAACAGCTTCTTCTCCCTGGGCAACAGGAGCGCCGCAATCAGGATACCGAAGTATGCCAGCTCACCCATGGCAAAACGGATGGAGTTCAGGCCGCCTGATGCTACATGTAATATATATCTGGCGATGGCCGCACAGTTGATGGCAGGTCTCGACGGGATAAAGAAAAAAATGGACCCGACGAAACTCGGATTCGGCCCATACGACGTAAATGTATTCGAAATGAGCAATAAGGAGCGCTCCAGGATCAAGTCTCTTCCCGGAAGTCTCAGCGAGGCGCTGGATGCATTGAAGAAGGACCACGACTTCCTGCTCGACGGCAACGTCTTCGACGAGACCATGATCGAAGACTGGATAGCCCTGAAGATGGAAAAGGATGTACTCCCTGTCAGGAACAGGACACATCCGCTGGAAGTGCAACTCTATCTGGATTGCTGATCCTGGTCAAATAGAAGGAGTGTTTTCTTGGTCGAACCTAGAAGAATGGAAGATCTGACGCTCGAGGATTACCAGGCTATCGGTATGAAGAGCGGTCTCGAGATACACCAGCAGCTGGACACAGAAAAGAAGCTGTTCTGCAGATGCCCCATCAAGCCTTACAGCGATGTATTCGATGCCGAGATCCTGCGCCACATGCGCCCGACCCTGTCGGAACTTGGCGAATACGACGGAACGGCGCTGATGGAGTTCAAGACCAGGAAAAACGTCATCTACCAGATCAACCAGCAGACCATCTGCACCTACGAGATGGACGACAATCCACCATTCGAACTAAACCAGCAGGCTCTCGACATTGCCCTGGAAGTCACGATGCTCCTCAATTGCAAACTGGTCTCTGAAGTTCATATAGCAAGAAAACAATACCTCGACGGATCGATACCGGCCGGCTTTCAGAGGACGACGATCCTCGGCGTCGACGGATCGATACCTTACGGAGACAGGGAAATAGGTATCATCCAGCTGGGGCTCGAGGAAGACGCGTGCCGCGAGGTAAGCGATACCGGACATACGCGGGTCTACAGGACCGACAGGCTGGGAATACCTCTGATAGAGACGGTGACCCTGCCTGAGATGAGGACACCACAGGAAGTGGCCGATGTAGCCCAGATCCTCCGTTACCTTGTCCGCTCCACAGGAAAGGTCAGAACCGGCTTAGGCGCTACGAGACAGGATGTAAATGTATCTGTCGCCAGGGGCCAGCGAGTGGAGATCAAGGGCGTCCCCAGGATTCCCGACATCCCGTTTCTCGTCCACAACGAGGCCTTCAGGCAGGTCGCCCTCATCGAGATCATGGACGAACTGAAAAAGAGAGGGATCGACCACGATTCTTTCGAGTATACCTCCATTGATGTCACAGATATCCTGAAAGATACGGAATATGCCCCCGCAGCCGAAGCGCTTCAGGAAAAACTTAAGATCACTGCTGTCGTCCTGAAGGGATACGAAGGCATCCTGAATACATGGACTCAGCCTGAGACGATA is a genomic window containing:
- the glnA gene encoding type I glutamate--ammonia ligase; this translates as KHDIRLIDLKFTDFLGKWHHMTVPASNLDKKLVTKGLGFDGSNFAGLKTLELGDLSLVPDLSTGFIDPFSEIPTVSFICDIVEADSKKPFPRDPRFIAQQAADYMRKTGIADLSLWSPEFEYYIFDKVLVAMSHMNFGYEIHPCEGEDAGTFGLKTGGGYHALPPEDAVAGIRDRTVVLLEEAGIPIHYHHHEVGGHGQVEIEVKFAPLKRMGDIGMMVKYFSRMAAYQEGLIATYMPKPLHNEAGNGMHFHQHLFKNGKPLFFSKSGYAGLSKTALQYIAGLLHHAPALMAITNPSTNSYKRLVPGFEAPVNSFFSLGNRSAAIRIPKYASSPMAKRMEFRPPDATCNIYLAMAAQLMAGLDGIKKKMDPTKLGFGPYDVNVFEMSNKERSRIKSLPGSLSEALDALKKDHDFLLDGNVFDETMIEDWIALKMEKDVLPVRNRTHPLEVQLYLDC
- the gatE gene encoding Glu-tRNA(Gln) amidotransferase subunit GatE; the encoded protein is MVEPRRMEDLTLEDYQAIGMKSGLEIHQQLDTEKKLFCRCPIKPYSDVFDAEILRHMRPTLSELGEYDGTALMEFKTRKNVIYQINQQTICTYEMDDNPPFELNQQALDIALEVTMLLNCKLVSEVHIARKQYLDGSIPAGFQRTTILGVDGSIPYGDREIGIIQLGLEEDACREVSDTGHTRVYRTDRLGIPLIETVTLPEMRTPQEVADVAQILRYLVRSTGKVRTGLGATRQDVNVSVARGQRVEIKGVPRIPDIPFLVHNEAFRQVALIEIMDELKKRGIDHDSFEYTSIDVTDILKDTEYAPAAEALQEKLKITAVVLKGYEGILNTWTQPETIFAREISDRVRVIACLDRLPNIAHSDMEGETFSSKEWARIKKQSGCGKKDVVILVWGGGEDLETAVKEIAIRAKDALDGVCDETRQALPDGTTGFERILPGPNRMYPDTDLPPLAITKERIDRIRNILPEKPWERRSRYVGIMVHEFLAQRMSISPSKTLFDRLTEQTDFEPNALASLLLDKVRRMNKRNLIPGYSDETLETIVVLADKKKLPVESLPCLVRRSCGETAIQASEAVETFETVDEKTLASRIKKFLDSGDLPDIAMEKLVRFSARGVMEKFCGMAPGARIMKMIEKALS